A part of Antennarius striatus isolate MH-2024 chromosome 21, ASM4005453v1, whole genome shotgun sequence genomic DNA contains:
- the LOC137587976 gene encoding protein NYNRIN-like isoform X1 has protein sequence MVKEVGMRNLSAALAWTPDADAAFSHLKACLASATSLSIPDYNKMFFLDVAEKASSVSAVLFQKGDRGERNVCMYVSTPLDNYEKRQTPCSSFASALARLVQKTAHVVLHHPLTIRTGHSTVQYITSQFFTMTGGRQRKIESVITQPHIIFIHEGINMADGLIEGTPHFCTEKVQDDTKLRDDLYEQPLTNPDMTLFTDGCCFKGMDGLQSGFAIVQHQNDDFETVKEVRLDGPQSAQRAEILAVAEALGLAKDQTVNIYTDSAYAHLVVHTALSEWQRNNYQTATGSPIKHLKEVMHLQEMLMLPKAVAVIKCPGHSRKNDLIANGNAAADAAAKKVAGYQPALQLSVSDKEIDCKITNDVIREWQVKASPEERSLWKAKGGEKNDEGIWNKEGKPVPPQKQLKVLIQEAHGPCHVGTDETLRRLCGWWHPFMRTIVKSELQDCSVCNRHNCLPTTKPPPGVQDQEVTAPGQVISMDFTDMIQSVNGYRYLLVIVDSFSGWPEAYPCRAETAASVVKHLVNHYIPTHGFPRKIRSDNGTHFKNKHLQQVESMLGLRHTFGAVYHPQSQGKVERMNRNIKEKLSKSMASSKMNWLQALPVALLNVRMSLNSSTGWTPFEAHTNRPFPAPTAPLEPVPGFQGPKGLRELTVNFSHLTEPQEKPPKSVNVCEWVWLRVIKRKWSEPRWTGPHQVIERTGTAVRLLGRGDTWFHLTSTRPAKTPTGVALPSPKAANSGDDH, from the coding sequence ATGGTCAAGGAAGTCGGCATGCGGAACCTTTCAGCCGCTTTGGCCTGGACTCCGGACGCTGATGCTGCCTTTTCTCACCTTAAGGCATGTTTGGCCTCTGCTACATCTCTTTCCATTCCTGActacaataagatgtttttcctcgatgtggctgaaaaagcaagcagtgtttctgctgtgctttttcaaaaGGGGGATAGAGGAGAACGAAacgtctgtatgtatgtctcaACACCATTGGACAATTATGAAAAACGCCAAACGCCCTGTTCATCTTTTGCCTCAGCACTAGCTAGGTTGGTCCAGAAAACTGCCCACGTGGTActtcatcatccactgaccatcAGAACTGGACACAGCACTGTCCAATACATCACAAGCCAATTCTTCACCATGACTGGAGGACGCCAACGCAAGATTGAATCGGTCAtcactcaaccacacatcatcttcatccatgaagggatcaatatggctgatggtctgattgaaggtaccccacacttttgtacagaaaaagtccAAGACGACACAAAACTCAGAGATGACTTGTACGAACAGCCATTGACTAACCCCGACATGACGTTGTTCACCGACGGATGTTGTTTTAAAGGCATGGATGGCCTGCAATCAGGTTTTGCCATAGTTCAACATCAAAACGACGATTTTGAGACAGTTAAGGAAGTCAGACTGGACGgaccacagtcagcacagagagctgaaatccTAGCAGTCGCAGAAGCTCTAGGACTCGCAAAAgaccaaactgtaaatatctACACTGATTCTGCTTATGCTCATTTGGTTGTACATACTGCATTAAGTGAATGGCAACGGAACAATTAtcagacagcaacaggaagtccaattaaacacctgaaagaggtaatgcatctccaggaaatgctgatgttgccaaaagctgttgctgttatcaagtgtccaggtcattccagaaaaaatgacctgattgCAAATGGAAACGCCGCAGCAGATGCAGCTGCTAAAAAGGTGGCAGGTTATCAGCCAGCACTCCAACTCTCGgtgagtgacaaagaaattgATTGCAAAATAACGAATGATGTGATCCGAGAGTGGCAGGTGAAAGCTAGCCCagaagaaaggagtttgtggaaggcaaaagggggtgaaaagaatgatgaaggaatctggaacaaagaaggtaaacctgtgccgcctcaaaaacaattgaaagtttTGATTCAAGAAGCCCATGGACCATGCCACGTAGGCACGGACGAAACACTGAGACGTCTCTGTGGCTGGTGGCATCcgttcatgagaacaattgtgaaaagtgaactgcaggactgcagtgtttgcaatAGGCATAATTGCCTGCCAACAACTAAACCACCTCCAGGGGtgcaggaccaggaagtgacagcacctggtcaggtaatttcaatggattttaccGACATGATCCAATCGGTTAATGGGTATCGATACCTGTTAGTGATTGTTGACTCTTTTTCAGGATGGCCTGAGGCTTATccatgcagagcagagacagcagcttctgtagtgaaacatttggttaaccattacattccaactcatggttttccgagaaaaatcaggtcagacaatggaactcatttcaaaaacaaacatctacaacAGGTGGAAAGTATGTTGGGATTGAGACACACTTTTGGCGCTGTGTATCACCCTCAGTCACAGGGAAAGGTCGAACGAATGAATCgcaacatcaaagaaaaattgtcaaaatccaTGGCCTCGTCAAAGATGAATTGGCTACAGGCCCTCCCTGTGGCTCTGTtgaatgtcagaatgtcattgaattcatccacaggttggaccccatttgaggcacacactaacagaccttttccagctcccacaGCTCCATTGGAACCAGTTCCCGGATTCCAAGGCCCAAAAGGCCTCCGCGAACTAACAGTCAAtttttcccatctcacagaaccacaggagaaaccaccaaaaagtgtgaatgtgtgtgaatgggtgtggctgagagtaatcaaacgaaaatggtctgaacctaggtggacaggtccccatCAAGTCATTGAGAGAACCGGAACCGCAGTTCGGCTTCTAGGAAGAGGGGACACGTGGTTTCATCTGACGTCCACCAGGCCTGCAAAGACCCCAACGGGAGTCGCTCTCCCCTCTCCAAAAGCTGCTAATAGTGGTGACGACCACTAG